In Corynebacterium ulcerans, one genomic interval encodes:
- a CDS encoding argininosuccinate synthase: protein MTNRVVLAYSGGLDTSVAIPYLAKMTGGEVVAVSLDLGQGGEDMESVRQRALDCGAVESIVIDAKDEFANDYCLPTIKANGMYMKQYPLVSAISRPLIVKHLVEAAKEHGGTHVSHGCTGKGNDQVRFEVGFRNLAPELEIIAPARDYAWTRDKAIAFAEEINLPIEQSKKSPFSIDQNVWGRAVETGFLEDLWNPPTKDLYSYTEDPALGNAPDELIITFEAGAPVAIDGRKVTVLQAIEELNRRAGAQGIGRLDMVEDRLVGIKSREVYEAPGAIALITAHQAMEDVTLEREVARYKRGIDARWSEEVYDGLWYAPLKRSLDAFVDSTQEHVSGDIRMVLHAGKIIVNGRRSAHSLYDFDLATYDTGDTFDQTLAKGFVELHGLSSKISNRRDREVR from the coding sequence ATGACCAATCGTGTCGTCCTGGCGTACTCCGGTGGACTTGATACTTCTGTCGCTATTCCTTACCTGGCAAAAATGACGGGGGGTGAGGTCGTTGCGGTTTCGCTCGACCTGGGCCAGGGCGGCGAGGATATGGAGTCCGTGCGGCAGCGTGCACTCGACTGCGGTGCGGTTGAGTCCATCGTAATTGACGCTAAAGACGAGTTTGCTAACGATTATTGTTTGCCTACGATCAAGGCAAATGGCATGTATATGAAGCAGTATCCCTTGGTCTCTGCTATTTCACGTCCGTTGATCGTAAAGCACCTAGTAGAAGCTGCTAAAGAGCATGGTGGTACGCATGTCTCACATGGTTGTACGGGCAAGGGAAACGATCAGGTCCGATTTGAAGTTGGTTTCCGCAACCTAGCGCCGGAGCTGGAGATCATTGCTCCTGCACGCGATTATGCGTGGACGCGTGATAAAGCTATCGCATTTGCAGAAGAAATTAATCTTCCTATTGAGCAGTCAAAAAAGTCGCCCTTCTCTATTGACCAGAACGTGTGGGGCCGTGCTGTTGAGACAGGCTTCTTGGAAGATCTGTGGAATCCTCCAACAAAGGATTTGTACTCTTATACTGAAGATCCTGCGTTGGGCAACGCTCCCGATGAACTGATTATTACTTTCGAGGCCGGTGCTCCTGTGGCTATTGATGGTCGCAAAGTTACAGTTCTGCAGGCAATTGAAGAACTCAATCGTCGTGCAGGCGCACAAGGAATCGGGCGCCTGGATATGGTCGAGGATCGCCTTGTCGGTATTAAGTCTCGTGAGGTCTACGAGGCACCGGGTGCGATTGCTTTGATTACTGCTCACCAGGCTATGGAAGACGTCACTCTGGAGCGCGAGGTTGCCCGCTATAAGCGCGGCATCGATGCGCGCTGGTCCGAGGAAGTATACGACGGACTGTGGTATGCGCCGCTGAAGCGTTCGCTCGATGCTTTTGTCGACTCTACCCAGGAGCATGTCTCTGGTGACATCCGCATGGTGCTTCACGCTGGAAAGATCATTGTCAACGGACGTCGTTCCGCACACTCACTGTATGACTTCGATCTAGCAACCTATGACACCGGCGATACATTTGATCAGACTTTGGCCAAGGGGTTTGTTGAGCTGCATGGCTTGTCTTCCAAGATCTCGAACCGCCGTGACCGCGAGGTTCGCTAA
- the argC gene encoding N-acetyl-gamma-glutamyl-phosphate reductase: MTITVAVAGASGYAGGEILRLLLNHPRYASGELEIGILTGASTAGEPLGKLMPHLPELADRVVQPTTPENLAGHDVVFLALPHGHSAKIAKECEDSCVIIDCAADFRLHNQSDWDHYYGGNYAGSWPYGIPEMPGHREHIRGARKVAVPGCFPTGATLALWPAIKMGLVKPDISIVSVTGVSGGGKKPAVGLLGAETMGSLSAYNVAGSHRHTPEIVQNLSEYSSSPVSVSFTPILAPLPRGILTTAIAPIAPGVSHSDVYNAYVSSYESEPFVQVLPPGMQPQTQSVVGSNMCHIQVAVDSAAEKLIVTSAIDNLTKGTGGAAVQCMNIILGWDEASGLPRTGTAP, translated from the coding sequence ATGACGATCACGGTAGCAGTCGCGGGTGCAAGCGGATACGCAGGCGGAGAGATTCTCCGCCTTTTGCTTAATCATCCGCGTTATGCGAGCGGAGAATTAGAAATCGGAATACTAACCGGTGCGTCCACTGCGGGGGAGCCCCTGGGCAAGCTCATGCCTCATTTACCAGAGCTTGCAGATCGGGTAGTGCAACCAACTACCCCAGAGAATCTTGCTGGTCATGACGTAGTTTTCTTGGCTCTACCACATGGACATTCCGCGAAAATAGCTAAGGAATGTGAAGACTCGTGCGTGATCATCGATTGTGCTGCAGATTTCCGCCTTCACAACCAAAGCGATTGGGATCACTATTACGGGGGAAATTATGCAGGATCGTGGCCATATGGAATCCCAGAGATGCCGGGGCATCGTGAGCACATCAGGGGCGCGCGCAAAGTAGCGGTACCAGGATGTTTTCCTACGGGAGCCACGTTGGCACTATGGCCTGCCATAAAAATGGGTCTTGTAAAGCCGGATATATCTATTGTTTCTGTCACGGGAGTCTCCGGCGGTGGGAAAAAGCCAGCTGTGGGGCTGTTAGGTGCGGAAACAATGGGATCATTGAGCGCATATAACGTTGCAGGTAGCCACCGACATACGCCGGAAATAGTCCAAAATTTGTCAGAATATTCAAGCTCGCCGGTTTCTGTCAGCTTTACTCCGATTCTGGCTCCGTTACCTCGGGGAATTCTTACCACCGCGATAGCTCCGATTGCTCCGGGAGTTTCTCACAGTGACGTCTATAACGCATACGTTAGTTCCTATGAGTCGGAGCCTTTTGTCCAGGTGCTTCCTCCCGGAATGCAGCCTCAGACCCAATCGGTTGTTGGCTCGAACATGTGTCATATTCAGGTAGCTGTGGATTCTGCGGCAGAAAAGCTCATCGTTACGTCTGCAATCGATAATCTGACAAAAGGAACAGGCGGAGCCGCAGTGCAATGCATGAATATTATTCTGGGCTGGGACGAAGCGTCAGGGCTTCCGCGTACTGGGACTGCGCCCTAG
- the argB gene encoding acetylglutamate kinase, with translation MTDMLDHLTAQDRATVLAEALPWLQHFRDKIVVVKYGGNAMVDESLKAAFAADMVFLRTVGAKPVVVHGGGPQISSMLNKLGLEGEFKGGFRVTTPEIMEVVRMVLFGQVGRDLVGLINSHGPYAVGTSGEDAGLFQAEKRLVAVGGQATDIGLVGDITAVNPASLMDIIEAGRIPVVSTIAPGDDGEIYNVNADTAAGALASAIGAERLLILTNVEGLYTAWPDQGSLVSKISVAELRAIIPTLHAGMIPKMESCLNAVIKGVPAAHVIDGRTPHAVLLELLTSGGIGTMVTQDAAIPEATIFRHAQGGK, from the coding sequence ATGACAGATATGCTTGATCATCTCACTGCACAAGACAGAGCCACAGTGCTAGCTGAGGCTTTGCCATGGTTGCAACATTTTCGCGACAAGATTGTGGTCGTGAAGTATGGCGGCAACGCGATGGTGGATGAGTCTCTCAAAGCCGCGTTTGCTGCGGACATGGTCTTCCTACGCACTGTTGGAGCAAAACCCGTCGTGGTGCACGGTGGCGGGCCACAGATTTCCTCCATGCTGAATAAACTGGGGCTAGAAGGCGAATTCAAAGGGGGCTTTAGGGTAACCACTCCTGAAATTATGGAGGTGGTGCGGATGGTGCTCTTTGGGCAAGTGGGGCGAGATCTCGTAGGTCTGATCAATTCCCACGGCCCGTATGCGGTTGGCACATCAGGCGAAGATGCGGGATTGTTTCAAGCAGAAAAACGGCTTGTAGCAGTGGGCGGACAAGCTACCGATATTGGTTTGGTAGGCGACATTACAGCTGTCAACCCCGCGAGCCTCATGGATATCATCGAGGCCGGAAGAATCCCTGTAGTATCCACGATTGCTCCCGGTGATGACGGAGAAATATACAACGTTAATGCGGACACAGCGGCAGGTGCACTTGCCTCAGCCATCGGCGCGGAACGGCTGCTTATCCTCACCAACGTAGAGGGCCTCTATACGGCGTGGCCAGATCAAGGATCTCTTGTTTCCAAAATCAGCGTAGCGGAGCTTCGTGCGATTATTCCTACCTTGCATGCAGGCATGATCCCGAAAATGGAAAGTTGCCTTAATGCTGTTATAAAGGGCGTACCTGCAGCGCATGTGATTGATGGACGCACTCCACACGCAGTTCTCCTGGAACTACTGACCTCTGGTGGCATCGGCACGATGGTGACTCAGGATGCGGCGATCCCAGAAGCAACAATTTTTAGACACGCTCAAGGAGGGAAATGA
- the tyrS gene encoding tyrosine--tRNA ligase produces MSQHGNIVDELLWRGLINDSTDIEALREACEQPITLYCGFDPTGDSLHAGHLVPMVMLRRFQQFGHRPLTLAGGATGMIGDPREVGERVMLTEDKVAQNLEAIKKQLRRFVSFESGQNNDAIMVNNADWTAEMSVIEFLRDVGKNFSLNTMLDRETVKRRLASDGISYTEFSYMLLQSNDFVHLCKKYDCILQIGGGDQWGNIISGVDLNRRVDGTKVHALTVPLVTDAQGQKFGKSTGGGKLWLDPEQTSPYSWYQYFLNAGDTVVIDYLKWFTFLSESEIAELEVQVAEAPHKREAQRRLAREMTTLVHGEAATAAVELAAQALFGKASIEDLDEQTLIGAVSETPVAEIAADEARTIVDLLVASGLADSKGAARRAVKEGGAYVNNVRISDETWEPSSEDLLHGAWVVLRKGKKNFAGVRFNA; encoded by the coding sequence ATGTCCCAGCATGGCAATATCGTTGATGAACTCCTGTGGCGCGGTTTAATTAACGATTCCACAGACATTGAAGCCCTAAGAGAAGCATGCGAACAGCCCATTACTCTTTATTGCGGCTTTGACCCCACCGGCGATTCCCTGCATGCGGGACATCTGGTTCCTATGGTTATGCTGCGTCGTTTTCAGCAGTTTGGGCATCGGCCGCTAACCCTAGCTGGCGGAGCCACGGGCATGATCGGCGACCCGCGTGAGGTGGGGGAGCGTGTCATGCTCACAGAAGACAAAGTTGCGCAGAATCTTGAGGCGATTAAAAAACAGCTTCGACGGTTTGTTTCTTTTGAATCCGGTCAGAATAACGATGCGATCATGGTGAACAACGCTGACTGGACGGCGGAGATGTCAGTGATCGAATTTTTACGCGATGTAGGAAAGAATTTTTCACTGAATACGATGCTGGATCGCGAGACAGTGAAACGTCGTCTTGCTAGCGACGGCATCTCTTACACCGAATTCTCTTATATGCTTCTGCAATCGAACGATTTTGTTCACCTGTGCAAGAAATACGATTGCATTCTTCAAATTGGTGGCGGGGATCAATGGGGCAACATTATCTCGGGTGTTGACCTGAACCGACGGGTTGACGGTACAAAAGTTCATGCTTTGACGGTTCCGTTGGTCACTGACGCTCAAGGGCAGAAGTTTGGTAAGTCTACCGGCGGCGGAAAACTATGGCTTGATCCTGAGCAGACCAGCCCTTACTCCTGGTACCAGTATTTCCTCAATGCTGGAGACACGGTCGTTATTGATTACCTCAAGTGGTTTACGTTCCTAAGCGAGTCAGAGATCGCGGAACTGGAAGTCCAGGTAGCTGAGGCTCCTCATAAGCGCGAGGCACAGCGGAGACTCGCTCGAGAAATGACAACGCTTGTCCATGGCGAAGCTGCTACTGCTGCCGTGGAATTGGCTGCTCAGGCCCTTTTTGGCAAGGCTTCGATCGAAGACCTTGATGAGCAGACACTGATCGGTGCGGTTTCTGAAACCCCAGTTGCGGAGATTGCGGCTGATGAAGCTCGAACCATCGTTGACCTGCTTGTTGCTTCGGGCCTTGCTGATTCCAAGGGAGCCGCTCGGCGCGCAGTAAAAGAGGGTGGTGCCTACGTAAATAACGTTCGCATTAGCGACGAAACCTGGGAACCAAGCAGTGAGGATCTGCTTCATGGTGCGTGGGTTGTTTTACGTAAAGGTAAAAAGAACTTTGCGGGCGTTCGGTTTAATGCATAG
- the argH gene encoding argininosuccinate lyase, with translation MNKHGTNEGALWGGRFSGGPSEAMFALSVSTHFDWVLAPYDVLASKAHAKVLHSAGLLSSSDLEIMLAGLDQLGRDVADGSFTPLPSDEDVHGAMERGLIDRVGPEVGGRLRAGRSRNDQVATLFRMWVRDAIRGIAVGVAELIDALVQQASAHPAAIMPGKTHSQAAQPVLLAHQLLAHAQPLLRDVDRIQDLDKRLAVSPYGSGALAGSSLKLNPEAIAEELGFDSAADNSIDATSSRDFASETAFVLAQIAVDMSRLAEEIIYWCTPEYGYVTLSDAWSTGSSIMPQKKNPDVAELTRGKTGRLIGNLAGLMATLKAQPLAYNRDLQEDKEPIVDSVAQLNLLLPAMTGLVSTLEFHEDRMAELAPAGYTLATDLAEWMVREGVPFREAHEASGACVRIAEQRGVGLDELTDEEFASVDSRLTTAVRDVLTVEGAVASRATRGGTAGVQVAKQRERVELASAELRLWAETPVRS, from the coding sequence GTGAATAAACACGGAACAAATGAAGGCGCGCTGTGGGGAGGAAGGTTTTCCGGTGGCCCCAGCGAGGCGATGTTTGCGCTGAGCGTGTCCACACATTTTGACTGGGTTCTTGCTCCCTATGATGTTCTAGCATCCAAAGCTCACGCCAAGGTGCTGCATTCGGCGGGGTTGCTGAGTAGCTCGGATCTAGAGATTATGCTGGCTGGCCTTGACCAGTTGGGTAGGGACGTAGCAGATGGGTCTTTTACTCCTTTGCCTAGTGATGAAGACGTCCATGGGGCGATGGAACGCGGACTCATTGACCGCGTAGGTCCTGAGGTCGGCGGGCGTTTGCGTGCAGGCCGTTCGAGGAACGACCAAGTTGCGACGCTCTTCCGTATGTGGGTCAGGGACGCGATACGAGGTATCGCTGTCGGCGTTGCCGAGCTTATCGACGCCCTCGTGCAACAAGCGAGTGCGCATCCAGCAGCGATCATGCCAGGAAAGACCCACTCCCAGGCTGCTCAGCCGGTTTTGCTGGCTCACCAGCTGCTGGCCCACGCGCAGCCGTTGCTGCGTGACGTAGACCGAATTCAGGACCTGGATAAGCGCTTAGCGGTGTCCCCATACGGTTCGGGAGCACTCGCGGGTTCGTCCTTGAAGCTTAACCCTGAGGCGATTGCGGAAGAGCTGGGGTTTGACTCCGCAGCGGACAACTCCATCGATGCGACGTCCTCTCGGGATTTTGCATCTGAGACAGCTTTCGTTTTGGCCCAGATCGCAGTCGACATGTCACGCCTTGCAGAGGAAATCATTTATTGGTGCACGCCGGAATACGGTTATGTCACGTTGTCTGATGCATGGTCGACCGGAAGCTCAATCATGCCTCAGAAGAAAAACCCTGATGTGGCGGAGCTAACTAGGGGAAAAACGGGTCGTTTGATCGGCAACCTTGCCGGACTCATGGCAACCCTTAAGGCTCAGCCTTTGGCGTACAACCGCGATCTTCAAGAGGATAAAGAACCCATTGTTGATTCGGTTGCACAGCTGAACTTGCTGCTTCCTGCAATGACGGGTCTAGTGTCTACCCTTGAATTCCACGAAGATCGCATGGCTGAACTTGCACCAGCTGGCTATACGTTAGCTACGGATCTGGCTGAGTGGATGGTTCGTGAGGGCGTGCCTTTTAGGGAAGCCCATGAGGCTTCTGGAGCATGCGTGCGTATTGCAGAACAACGCGGAGTGGGACTCGATGAGTTGACGGACGAGGAATTCGCTAGCGTCGACTCACGTTTGACCACCGCGGTTCGAGATGTGCTCACCGTAGAGGGTGCCGTCGCTTCGCGAGCGACGCGCGGAGGTACTGCTGGAGTGCAGGTAGCCAAACAGCGGGAACGCGTTGAACTAGCGTCTGCGGAGTTACGTCTTTGGGCTGAAACTCCTGTTCGCTCGTAA
- the argF gene encoding ornithine carbamoyltransferase, protein MSSFDTFEAAGPGKALARHFLADDDLTPSEQCEVLELAAQLKKNPYSLRPLEGPQSVAVLFDKTSTRTRFSFDAGIAQLGGNAIVVDSNASQMGKGETYQDTGAVLSRFTSAIVWRTFAHTNLVEMAQTATVPIINALSDDLHPCQILADLQTCVEHLCAEEGPSGLHGKKAVYLGDGSNNMANSYLIGFATAGVNISIIAPTDFQPKEEFVARAKKRAEQTGAVVTVTDDLDEVSGAHIVITDTWVSMGMEKDGIDRRTPFIPYQVNDAIMDRADESAIFLHCLPAYRGNEVAASVIDGPQSVVFDEAENRLHAQKALMSWLLDHQPTA, encoded by the coding sequence ATGTCCTCCTTTGATACCTTTGAAGCGGCAGGGCCTGGAAAGGCTTTAGCAAGGCATTTTTTAGCTGATGACGATCTCACTCCCTCTGAACAGTGTGAAGTATTAGAACTGGCCGCACAGCTCAAAAAGAATCCGTATTCTTTGCGTCCATTGGAAGGGCCTCAATCGGTTGCGGTCTTATTTGATAAGACATCAACGCGGACAAGATTTTCTTTTGACGCAGGAATTGCGCAACTGGGAGGAAACGCGATTGTCGTAGATAGCAACGCTTCCCAGATGGGCAAGGGGGAGACCTATCAGGATACCGGCGCAGTCCTTTCCCGGTTTACCTCGGCCATCGTATGGCGCACGTTTGCCCACACCAATCTCGTGGAGATGGCCCAGACTGCCACGGTGCCTATTATTAATGCTCTGTCTGATGATCTTCATCCCTGCCAAATCTTGGCAGACCTGCAGACCTGCGTTGAGCATCTTTGTGCAGAAGAAGGCCCCAGCGGCTTACACGGGAAAAAGGCTGTTTATCTCGGAGATGGCAGCAATAACATGGCGAACTCGTATCTCATTGGTTTTGCCACGGCAGGTGTAAATATAAGCATTATTGCTCCGACTGATTTTCAGCCTAAGGAAGAGTTTGTAGCGCGCGCGAAAAAGCGTGCTGAGCAAACCGGGGCAGTAGTCACTGTGACTGATGATCTTGATGAAGTATCAGGGGCACATATTGTGATTACGGATACCTGGGTATCGATGGGGATGGAGAAAGACGGTATTGATCGTCGAACTCCTTTTATTCCTTACCAAGTTAACGATGCCATTATGGATCGTGCTGATGAGAGCGCTATATTTCTTCATTGTCTCCCCGCATATCGGGGGAATGAAGTTGCTGCTTCTGTTATTGATGGTCCGCAGTCTGTGGTCTTTGATGAGGCGGAAAATCGTCTACATGCGCAGAAAGCACTCATGTCTTGGCTGCTGGATCACCAACCGACAGCCTAG
- a CDS encoding Trm112 family protein, protein MSIDPQLLEVLACPQDKGPLRYLEQDNVLVNDRLGIAYRIEDNIPVMLEDEAITWPQGKTQ, encoded by the coding sequence ATGAGTATCGATCCCCAGCTGCTAGAAGTTCTCGCTTGCCCCCAAGATAAAGGGCCGTTGCGCTATCTAGAGCAGGACAATGTCTTGGTCAATGATCGCCTTGGCATTGCCTATCGAATTGAAGACAATATCCCGGTAATGCTTGAAGATGAAGCGATTACGTGGCCTCAAGGGAAAACCCAGTAG
- a CDS encoding arginine repressor, with product MSTSPITRTVRQALILDLLEQNQVSSQMQLSDLLKAKGVEITQGTLSRDLDELGAKKVRPEGGRAFYAVGAADEAAVPSTVGTREKLRKMLDDLLVSVDHSGNIAVLRTPPGGAPFLASFIDRVGMDEVVGTIAGDDTVFVLARDPMTGQDLGEFLSQRRSGH from the coding sequence ATGAGCACTAGTCCGATTACGCGAACGGTTCGGCAAGCCTTGATTCTTGATTTGCTCGAACAAAACCAAGTATCGAGCCAAATGCAATTGTCTGATCTGCTTAAAGCGAAGGGCGTAGAAATCACTCAGGGAACGCTATCCCGCGACCTGGATGAGCTCGGGGCGAAAAAGGTGCGCCCCGAGGGTGGGCGTGCGTTTTATGCGGTGGGAGCTGCAGATGAGGCGGCAGTGCCATCGACGGTAGGCACTCGGGAGAAGCTTCGCAAGATGCTTGACGACTTGCTCGTTTCCGTCGATCACTCCGGCAACATTGCTGTACTGCGTACCCCACCTGGGGGTGCTCCCTTCTTGGCCTCGTTCATCGACCGCGTGGGAATGGACGAAGTAGTTGGGACTATCGCTGGAGATGACACCGTTTTTGTTCTCGCACGCGATCCAATGACTGGTCAGGACCTTGGAGAATTTCTTAGTCAAAGACGTTCAGGGCACTAA
- a CDS encoding acetylornithine transaminase has translation MQEENICQAKSHAGHRSAREKWPDVVMNTYGTPALELVDGHGALVTDSLGREHIDLLAGIAVNSLGHGHPAITEAVTTQIQSFSHVSNLFASAPVVNVAEKIIQRFSQGQSDPDAIASETRVFFCNSGTEANEAAFKLARLSGRNRILAAQHGFHGRTMGALALTGQPEKQAPFGPLPAGVEFYPYGDLDYLRKLIAINPHDVAAIFLEPIQGETGVIPAPEGFLQEVRNLCTDNGILMVVDEVQTGVGRTGDFFAFQHEGVVPDIVTMAKGLGGGLPIGVCVAHGKAKDLFTPGLHGTTFGGNPVACAAACAVLDVINEGFISDVREKGKLFKNKLSDLKSVDYVRGRGLMLGIVLKQPVAKIAAQRAADFGVILNAPSEFVLRITPPLIIDTEHIVEAVGRIERLLDSLTAPTE, from the coding sequence ATGCAGGAAGAAAATATATGTCAGGCTAAAAGCCATGCTGGACACCGTTCTGCACGAGAAAAGTGGCCCGATGTTGTGATGAACACCTATGGGACTCCAGCATTGGAACTTGTTGATGGACACGGAGCACTAGTCACTGATTCTCTGGGCAGGGAGCATATTGATCTTCTCGCTGGAATTGCCGTGAACTCCTTGGGGCATGGGCATCCTGCTATTACGGAGGCCGTAACAACACAGATCCAGAGCTTCTCCCATGTGTCTAACCTTTTTGCTTCTGCACCTGTGGTGAATGTTGCAGAAAAAATCATTCAACGGTTTAGCCAGGGCCAATCAGACCCGGATGCTATCGCTTCTGAGACACGAGTATTCTTTTGCAACTCAGGAACAGAGGCAAACGAGGCTGCTTTTAAACTTGCCCGATTGAGTGGGAGAAACCGAATTCTTGCAGCGCAGCATGGTTTCCATGGAAGAACTATGGGAGCGTTGGCGCTAACAGGACAACCAGAAAAGCAAGCTCCTTTTGGACCCTTGCCTGCTGGTGTCGAGTTCTATCCTTATGGAGACCTTGACTATCTGCGCAAACTTATCGCCATAAATCCTCACGATGTAGCTGCTATTTTTCTAGAGCCAATTCAAGGAGAAACCGGCGTAATTCCAGCACCTGAAGGATTCCTGCAAGAAGTCCGGAACTTATGCACTGACAATGGCATCCTGATGGTGGTCGATGAAGTTCAAACCGGTGTCGGACGCACCGGAGACTTCTTTGCGTTCCAACACGAGGGGGTAGTGCCGGACATAGTTACCATGGCCAAAGGATTAGGAGGGGGATTGCCTATCGGAGTGTGTGTAGCGCATGGAAAGGCAAAGGATCTATTTACTCCGGGATTGCACGGAACCACCTTCGGTGGAAACCCTGTGGCCTGTGCAGCGGCGTGCGCAGTACTGGACGTAATAAATGAGGGTTTCATCAGCGACGTCCGCGAAAAAGGAAAACTCTTCAAAAACAAGCTATCAGACTTGAAATCCGTCGATTATGTGCGCGGCCGAGGTCTTATGTTGGGGATAGTACTGAAACAGCCTGTCGCAAAAATTGCGGCGCAACGGGCAGCAGATTTTGGTGTGATTCTCAATGCTCCATCGGAATTCGTCTTAAGGATTACCCCGCCGTTAATTATCGATACTGAACACATTGTGGAAGCAGTCGGACGCATAGAGCGTCTGCTTGATTCCCTGACTGCTCCTACTGAGTGA
- the argJ gene encoding bifunctional glutamate N-acetyltransferase/amino-acid acetyltransferase ArgJ: MSTSGITAVKGFSAAATTAGIKPSGNKDMALVVNHGPEFRAAAVFTRNKIVAAPVKLSKRSVSDGTLKAIVFNSGNANACNGAQGERDAQAIVDAVARSLSLKSNDIAACSTGLIGEPLPVEKLLAATSVLVDGLGDHGEQAAEAIMTTDTVSKQAVLKEADWSVGAMGKGVGMMAPSLATMLVCITTDASVSSEVAQSALEKAAAKTFNTLDIDGSTSTNDTVILMANGASGITPSTEAFESAIHAVCSDIADQLQSDAEGVTKRVRITVTGATNDDQALHAARTLGRDNLFKCAMFGSDPNWGRVLAAIGMAEADMDPDNISVYFNDQPVCLASTGTPHAREVDLSGTDIDVRVDLGTAHTGTAFIRTTDLSHSYVEINSAYSS, from the coding sequence ATGAGCACTAGTGGCATCACGGCTGTGAAAGGCTTCTCTGCCGCCGCAACAACCGCAGGAATTAAGCCTTCCGGTAATAAAGACATGGCGTTGGTCGTTAACCACGGGCCAGAGTTTAGAGCCGCCGCAGTTTTTACTAGAAACAAAATTGTGGCAGCGCCTGTGAAACTGAGTAAGAGGTCGGTAAGCGATGGAACATTGAAGGCCATTGTCTTTAACTCCGGGAATGCCAACGCCTGCAACGGGGCCCAAGGCGAGCGAGATGCTCAGGCTATCGTGGATGCAGTGGCGCGGTCACTTTCGCTCAAAAGCAACGATATCGCGGCATGCTCTACGGGGTTGATAGGAGAACCTTTGCCCGTCGAGAAGCTACTAGCGGCGACTTCTGTGCTTGTCGACGGCCTAGGCGACCACGGTGAGCAAGCAGCCGAAGCAATCATGACTACGGATACCGTCAGTAAACAAGCAGTGCTCAAAGAAGCCGATTGGTCGGTAGGCGCAATGGGCAAAGGCGTAGGAATGATGGCGCCTTCGTTGGCCACGATGCTGGTATGCATTACCACGGATGCTTCGGTGTCCTCGGAAGTTGCGCAATCTGCGCTGGAAAAAGCTGCGGCAAAGACTTTTAATACCCTCGATATTGACGGTTCCACATCCACCAATGACACCGTGATACTGATGGCAAATGGTGCATCGGGTATAACTCCCAGCACGGAAGCCTTTGAGTCGGCTATACATGCAGTGTGCTCTGATATAGCTGATCAGTTGCAGTCGGATGCAGAAGGGGTAACAAAGCGGGTTCGCATTACAGTGACCGGTGCAACCAACGATGACCAAGCGCTTCACGCCGCGCGCACTCTGGGTCGGGACAATCTATTTAAATGCGCGATGTTTGGGTCAGATCCAAACTGGGGAAGGGTTCTTGCTGCTATCGGCATGGCAGAAGCTGACATGGATCCCGATAATATTTCAGTTTATTTTAATGATCAGCCAGTATGCCTGGCATCGACTGGAACGCCGCATGCCCGAGAGGTGGACTTAAGCGGGACCGATATCGATGTTCGCGTTGACTTGGGCACTGCTCATACCGGAACCGCCTTTATCCGAACAACCGATTTGTCTCATTCATACGTGGAAATCAACTCAGCTTATTCCTCCTAA